GGATTCTGGCATATTCCTCTCTTTTTTGCATTAGCTGCTGCTTTTCCCCTTTATAGAGGATTGTGTGAATTTACTTTGCTTTTAGGCGGAATTTTGGCTGGTTCTTATATTCCAAAAATGTCATTAACATTTAAAGTTGGTGCTTTAGGGATCTATATGTTTGCTGATTCTTTACTTAGTATTTTCTTTGTTTTAGGATATCCTCAATACTCAAATGTTGATTTTAAGTTTTTATACTGGGGAACTAATTTATTGCCATTTGTTGGTATTGAAATGTTTATAGTTATGAATATTGTATTAGTTTATTCGCTTTATAAGCTATTAAAAAACATTTCCCTTTTTTAAAACTTGATATACTCTTTTTTAGATCTAGGAAGTAGGTTATAACTAACTGATGCTAAGTATGTTTTAAAAAAGTTGTACTATATGGCTAATTTATAACTTGAATATTCCTTCATTGATATGTTAATTTTATGAAAAGTATGGTTATAATTTACGCAGAATAAGGTATATGATTATATTTAACGTAAACTTTTCCATATTAGAATTATTATTCCTTAATTCTTTCTACCATCGCAAGAAAGCTTGAATAGAGGATTTCTTTCATATTAACATCTCTAAGTTGTGGAGACTTTACATTGTCATTAATGTTCGAAATAAGTATCTTTATGTTCGATTTCTTAAGTATTCTGTATGAGGGGAAACATAAAGATCCATGGGGAGCAATTACTTTATCAGCTTTTAGTTTAACACATTCCTTTGCAACTGCTGGCCTTTTCATTGGAGATTTTAGAGCAGGGTTTTCTTCTTTAAAGATTATTTCATTATTCTTCTCGTCAATTAAGACAATATATCTTGCTTTAGAGAATTCCTCTAAAGTTTCTAGGT
The nucleotide sequence above comes from Sulfurisphaera javensis. Encoded proteins:
- a CDS encoding DUF1404 domain-containing protein; translation: MIRYNGTKISVKNLILPIIFVIAFVNPIVEAIQYYNPLVYMLDHYALYAAGVLIGYKFFKGSIWSFILGMIPAGFWHIPLFFALAAAFPLYRGLCEFTLLLGGILAGSYIPKMSLTFKVGALGIYMFADSLLSIFFVLGYPQYSNVDFKFLYWGTNLLPFVGIEMFIVMNIVLVYSLYKLLKNISLF